The following coding sequences are from one Paenibacillus sp. FSL R5-0912 window:
- a CDS encoding FAD-dependent oxidoreductase: MNYGHMNYGHMKYGQITLPSAAVPVSREVDVLVIGGGAAGIAAAISAAEGGASTMIVEQRGYLGGMGTVALVPAFCPYTDKVKPIIRGLGLKLMERMKQACDPGYQEEYREMLDWVPIDPEVLKRVYDDAILESGVTPLFHTFVYDVVLSPNGQSVEGVIVVNKSGRSFIRCRYIIDCTGDGDIAALSGVPFQKGGEEGELQPGSMCYLLANVDRKEFSRFLEETGDTGQLHRTVEQAIAEGALPEGRKSISGLAWVSDYLVGVNFGHVFGVDGTKAEELTRGAIEGRRTVLRQLEFFQKYVPGFGHAHLVASGEQLGIRETRRIQGDYTLTVDDFIAARSFPDDIARNAYYIDIHLATSKSDMTFNHLPPGVSHGVPYRVMLPVGIRNLWVAGRSVSSDRAVQGSLRVMPNCFSMGQACGTAASLALRDGADSRSISIPELQQRLLEQDVWLGEDFVPGTGAADSREAREAGEGH, encoded by the coding sequence ATGAATTACGGACATATGAATTACGGACATATGAAATATGGACAGATTACTCTGCCGTCTGCAGCTGTGCCGGTTTCCCGCGAAGTAGATGTACTGGTGATCGGCGGCGGGGCGGCGGGTATTGCCGCCGCCATCTCCGCTGCCGAAGGCGGGGCAAGCACCATGATTGTCGAGCAGCGGGGGTACTTGGGCGGCATGGGCACTGTAGCGCTTGTGCCTGCCTTCTGCCCTTACACGGATAAGGTGAAGCCAATTATCCGCGGCCTCGGCCTGAAGCTGATGGAGCGGATGAAGCAGGCCTGCGATCCCGGTTATCAGGAGGAATACCGCGAAATGCTGGACTGGGTGCCGATTGATCCTGAGGTGCTTAAGCGTGTCTATGACGACGCCATTCTTGAGAGCGGTGTGACCCCTCTGTTCCATACCTTTGTCTACGATGTTGTACTGTCCCCTAATGGACAGAGTGTTGAAGGTGTGATTGTTGTCAACAAATCAGGGCGTTCCTTCATCCGCTGCCGTTATATTATTGACTGTACGGGTGACGGGGATATCGCTGCGCTGTCGGGAGTGCCTTTCCAGAAAGGCGGTGAGGAAGGGGAGCTTCAGCCCGGCAGCATGTGTTATCTGCTGGCGAATGTGGACCGCAAGGAGTTCAGCCGCTTCCTGGAGGAGACGGGAGATACGGGTCAATTGCACCGGACGGTTGAACAGGCCATCGCCGAAGGGGCGCTGCCGGAAGGCCGCAAGTCGATTTCCGGTCTGGCCTGGGTGAGTGATTATCTGGTCGGGGTCAACTTCGGCCATGTGTTCGGAGTGGATGGAACGAAGGCCGAGGAGCTGACACGCGGAGCGATTGAAGGCCGCCGGACCGTACTGCGGCAGCTGGAATTCTTCCAGAAGTATGTGCCGGGCTTCGGGCATGCACATCTGGTAGCGAGCGGTGAACAGCTTGGCATCCGGGAGACACGGCGCATACAGGGCGATTATACACTGACTGTGGATGACTTCATTGCGGCGCGCTCCTTCCCGGATGATATCGCCCGCAATGCCTATTACATCGATATCCACCTGGCTACCAGCAAAAGTGATATGACCTTCAATCATCTGCCGCCGGGAGTCTCCCACGGCGTGCCCTACAGGGTCATGCTTCCTGTAGGCATCCGGAATCTGTGGGTGGCCGGGCGCTCCGTGTCCTCGGACCGGGCGGTTCAGGGCTCCCTGCGGGTGATGCCGAACTGCTTCTCGATGGGCCAGGCCTGCGGGACGGCAGCATCGCTGGCGCTCCGGGATGGCGCGGATTCCCGCAGCATCTCGATCCCTGAGCTGCAGCAGCGGTTGCTGGAGCAGGATGTGTGGCTGGGGGAGGATTTCGTTCCGGGCACCGGAGCGGCGGACAGCAGGGAAGCAAGGGAAGCGGGGGAAGGGCATTGA
- a CDS encoding SGNH/GDSL hydrolase family protein, whose amino-acid sequence MKSLPLTDECFHGAVSLEHREEVIKPWRIPYRDYELYPPDGIDGKAEICSGIRLRLATGSRTLALSFSPLAEAAALDCLSGSVLLQTLRLAAGDTEALFTGLPPGIKELEIYLPQNTGITLSGLQIEDEAAAEPLPDNRPRWVTYGSSITQCVAASSPSRTWPVIAAGACGYHLTNLGFSGNCLMEPMAGRLIRDLPAELITLCVGVNIYGAAASSPRMFKPLLIGMLETIREKHKETPLAVISPIYGTEERETKENKLGFTLPLMRREIKDTVKLLQSRGDRHLHYLDGLEWFGPEDGDLLTDGLHPGAEGYELLGSRFGDRLAAALQGGRL is encoded by the coding sequence TTGAAGAGCCTTCCTCTGACAGATGAATGCTTTCACGGCGCAGTTTCACTGGAGCACCGGGAGGAGGTGATCAAGCCCTGGCGTATTCCTTACCGGGATTATGAGTTGTATCCGCCTGACGGGATTGATGGCAAGGCGGAAATCTGCTCCGGTATCCGGCTGCGGCTGGCCACCGGCTCCCGGACATTGGCCTTGTCGTTCAGTCCGCTTGCGGAGGCTGCCGCACTGGACTGTCTCAGCGGCAGCGTGCTGCTCCAGACGCTCCGGCTTGCTGCGGGTGACACGGAAGCCTTGTTCACCGGGCTTCCGCCGGGAATAAAGGAGCTGGAAATCTATCTACCGCAGAATACCGGCATTACGCTTAGCGGGCTGCAGATCGAAGATGAAGCTGCTGCTGAACCGCTGCCGGACAACCGGCCGCGGTGGGTGACGTATGGAAGCTCCATCACCCAGTGTGTGGCAGCGTCCAGCCCTTCGCGCACCTGGCCGGTAATTGCCGCCGGGGCATGCGGCTATCATCTTACCAATCTTGGCTTCTCCGGCAACTGCCTAATGGAGCCGATGGCGGGCCGGCTGATCCGCGATTTGCCGGCTGAACTGATTACCTTGTGCGTCGGAGTCAATATATACGGTGCAGCAGCCTCCAGTCCGCGGATGTTCAAGCCGCTGCTGATCGGCATGCTGGAGACCATCCGTGAGAAGCACAAGGAGACGCCGCTGGCGGTCATCTCTCCGATCTACGGGACGGAGGAGCGGGAGACGAAGGAGAACAAGCTCGGGTTCACCCTGCCGCTGATGCGCAGGGAGATTAAGGATACGGTGAAGCTGCTGCAGTCGCGTGGAGACCGCCATCTGCATTACCTGGACGGTCTGGAATGGTTCGGCCCGGAAGATGGGGACCTGCTGACGGATGGCCTGCATCCGGGAGCCGAAGGCTACGAGCTGCTGGGAAGCCGTTTCGGCGACAGGCTGGCGGCTGCGCTTCAGGGTGGGCGGCTGTAG
- a CDS encoding cache domain-containing sensor histidine kinase yields the protein MHTFIAYCGQVWRQLAGRYYRISIKQRILFSFIVLITLSISAMGSFSYWTAAQEIEDNAYASSQETVSKTTQLLDSRLNDVALSVQSLMLSDAYRKMMIDVFSHDVSNYYVHLSDLQYVLSQATFNQPIIENVLIVTPIGDFYSTTQIRAQDNSFYGSELYDLSKEQPGGYWAKGHFDRLFTGNQRVISFVVRGIYEYPYTPISNVYIVVNIKESRIDGLLNQGGEPLGRNYYLLSGEGDAVVESRWPFGGKFPWKPLLAANGEDADPQDHSYRYDGKEYLVNYKRSAVSPDWIISGMQSRDLLLGKLQRVQRTTLYVIAVFLLTTWLISNQLTSALLKPLFKLRRLMRRVEENQLSVVYESRYEDEIAQVGFQFNRMMSEIKALIVDVKSKEEDKRQAEIRALTAQMEPHFLYNTLNTIYCKSVMGENDDVNEMILALSQMFQIGLSGGKDLISLEDELSHVRQYFAIQQKCYEDLFEYTVSVEDEQLLACQIPKIVLQPVVENSIQHGFSDRSGGGRIDITVGREQGMLHISLADNGRGLDAASVKQGMNTAPLSKKGYALFNIRHRLALYYGADARMEIDGAPGKGSRTDLWIPLGEER from the coding sequence ATGCATACATTCATAGCCTATTGCGGGCAAGTCTGGCGGCAGCTCGCAGGCAGGTATTACCGGATATCGATCAAGCAGAGGATTCTGTTTTCTTTTATTGTTTTGATAACGCTGTCAATTAGCGCGATGGGCAGCTTCTCGTATTGGACCGCCGCGCAGGAGATTGAGGATAATGCTTATGCCAGCAGCCAGGAGACGGTAAGCAAAACCACACAGCTGCTCGATTCCCGGCTGAACGATGTAGCGTTGTCCGTGCAGTCCCTGATGCTGAGCGATGCCTACCGGAAAATGATGATTGATGTATTCAGCCATGATGTGTCGAATTACTATGTGCATCTGTCGGATCTGCAATATGTGCTCTCCCAGGCAACGTTCAATCAGCCGATTATCGAGAACGTGCTGATCGTTACACCGATCGGCGACTTCTACTCCACCACGCAGATCCGCGCACAGGATAACTCGTTCTACGGCTCGGAATTATATGATCTCAGCAAGGAGCAGCCGGGCGGCTACTGGGCCAAAGGGCATTTTGACCGGCTGTTCACGGGCAACCAGCGGGTCATCTCATTCGTGGTCCGGGGAATCTATGAATATCCATACACACCGATCAGCAATGTGTATATCGTGGTCAACATCAAGGAGAGCCGGATTGACGGCCTGCTGAATCAGGGCGGGGAGCCGCTTGGCCGGAATTATTACCTGCTGAGCGGCGAAGGGGATGCGGTGGTAGAATCCCGTTGGCCGTTCGGCGGCAAGTTCCCCTGGAAGCCGTTGCTGGCGGCAAATGGGGAAGATGCTGATCCGCAGGACCACTCCTACCGCTATGACGGCAAGGAGTATCTGGTGAATTATAAAAGATCGGCAGTCTCACCGGACTGGATCATCTCCGGCATGCAGTCGCGGGACCTGCTGCTGGGCAAGCTGCAGCGGGTGCAGCGTACAACGCTGTATGTAATCGCCGTCTTTCTGCTGACCACCTGGCTGATCTCCAATCAGCTGACTTCAGCCCTGCTGAAGCCGCTGTTCAAACTTCGGCGGCTGATGCGCAGAGTGGAGGAGAACCAGCTCAGCGTAGTGTATGAGAGCAGGTACGAGGATGAGATCGCGCAGGTAGGCTTCCAGTTCAACCGGATGATGTCGGAGATCAAGGCGCTGATCGTGGATGTGAAATCCAAGGAGGAGGACAAGCGGCAGGCGGAGATCCGTGCGCTTACGGCGCAGATGGAGCCGCACTTTCTGTACAATACGCTGAATACGATCTACTGCAAATCGGTCATGGGCGAGAACGACGATGTGAATGAGATGATTCTGGCGCTGTCCCAGATGTTCCAGATCGGCCTCAGCGGAGGCAAGGATCTGATTTCGCTGGAGGATGAGCTGTCCCATGTCCGGCAGTATTTCGCGATTCAGCAGAAATGCTATGAAGATCTGTTTGAATATACCGTGAGCGTGGAGGATGAGCAGCTTCTGGCCTGCCAGATTCCGAAGATCGTGCTGCAGCCGGTTGTGGAGAACAGCATCCAGCACGGCTTCAGCGACCGGTCCGGGGGAGGAAGAATTGACATTACGGTGGGCAGGGAGCAGGGCATGCTGCATATTTCCCTTGCGGACAATGGACGGGGGCTGGATGCTGCGAGCGTGAAGCAGGGCATGAACACTGCACCCTTGTCCAAAAAGGGCTATGCCCTGTTCAACATCAGGCACCGGCTGGCGCTGTATTACGGGGCTGACGCCCGCATGGAAATAGACGGAGCACCGGGCAAGGGGTCACGGACGGATCTGTGGATTCCGCTAGGGGAGGAGAGATAA